In Cellulosilyticum sp. I15G10I2, the genomic window ACTTCCGTCCAACGAGGCACTGGAACAAAGGTTACTTCAACGTTGTGCTCACGAAGCATGCCTTCTTTGATAAAGTCAGTATAGGCATTATCTTCTGGTTTAGAGCCACCCTCATTTCCCCTGTCAAAAACCTCAACTGTAATCTTTCTTGTCTCTACAAACCTTCCATCAACAATTTCCGCATTATCTCCTGCAGATTTTGTTTCAACATTTTGCTTAGCCTCGTTACTGGTTGGTGCTTTAGTGTCAACAGTATCTTTACCACACCCACTAAAGACCATAGTCCCCATAACTAAAATCATTAAAATAGAAGTAAATTTTTTCATACGCCCTCCTTGATTTATATGTATTTGACCCCTTGAGTCCACAAAATATGATAGCCTTCTTAAATTATTCCTTAGGCTATTCCTTTACCGCTCCAAGTGTTGCTCCTTTAATAAAATATTTTTGCAGCCTTGGATAAACCATTAAGATAGGTATTGTAGCAATCATAACTGCTGCTGATTTAAGAGTTTCTGAAAGACCTGGTTGATTGAACCCTTCCAGCATAGCAACCTCTACCTGATTAACATTATTTAAAATATTATACAAAAGGAGTTGAATGGGATAAAATTCCCTCTTATTCATGTACATTAATGCATCTGAAAAGCCATTCCAACGTCCAACTGCATAAAATAGACATAGTGTAGCAATTACTGGCTTTGATAATGGTAAATAGATTTTTATTAAAATCTGAATAAAACTTGCACCATCAATCTAGGCTGATTCACGCAGACTGACAGGAATGCCATAGAAAAAGCTTCGCATAATAATCATATTAAAGACGCTTAACACACCAGGAATTACCAGAACCGCCGGATGATTAAGTAAACTCAAATCCTTAAGAAGCAAATAATTGGGAATCATTCCTGCGTTAAAGTACATGGTTATAATCATAATTGTACTAAATATTTTTCTTCCCTTTAAATTATCATAAATAAGTGGATAGGCACAAAGCACAGTCATAAACAGGGATGCACATGTACAAATAACCGTCAAAATGGCTGTCCAAGCAATCGACCATATGAATTTGCTGTCGCTAAGTACTGTTTTATAAGCATCAAAATTAAGATCTACAGGCAGAAACAATACCTTGCTTTTTATTAATGCATCTGCTGAGCTTAGTGATCTTGCCAAAACAGTTAAAATGGGCAAAACACATATGAAAATAAGAATGACACAAATAAAAACAACAACCCAATCGCCAATCTTCATAGCTTTTGATTTAATCATAATAGAATCCTCCCATTTTACCAGATACCTCGCTCGCCAAATCTTTTTGCAATCTTGTTAGCTACGATTACAAAAATAACACCAACAGCAGACTGAAAAAGACCAACTGCAGTCGTGAGCGAAAACTGCAAGCCTCGTATACCATTGGTATAAACAAACGTGGCTATAACATCAGATACATTTGAAACTAACCTATTGCCTAAAGCATAAGGACGGTCAAAATCGCTGCCCAAAATGCGTCCCAAACTCAAAATCAGAAGGACAATAATGGTAGACCTTATCCCTGGCAAAGTAATATGCCATATTTTTCTTAATCGGCCAGCCCCATCAACTGACGCTGCTTCATAAAGTTCTGGGCTAATACCTGTTATTGCCGCCAAATAAATAATTGTATTCCATCCCATGCTTTGCCAGATTCCAAGGTACACATAGGTCCATATCCAGTGTGCTGAAGAATTAAGAAACGGTACACTTTCCATACCCATTCGGTTTAATCCAATATTAACAAGACCATTAGTAGGTGCAAAAAGTTGTAGTGCCAAACCTGAAATGATGATCCATGACAGAAAATGAGGCATATATACAACTGTTTGTGTAAAACGTTTAAATCGCTTAAAAGTTAGTTCATTAAGTATAAGTGCTAAAATAATCGGAGCCGGAAATCCAACAACTAAATCCAGCAAATTAAGCATTATCGTATTACGTAACGCATAAAGAAAATCACGATTTGAAAACGCTTTAATAAAATATTCAAATCCGTAATTATTAGCCCATTCCATTTCCCAAACACTTTCAACAATACTAAATTTCTTAAATGCAATTTGAATATAGGTCATAGGTATGTACTTAAAAATAATAAAATACATCAATGGAAGCAACAGTAAAAGGTAAAGCGTCCAATGGTGCTTAATATAGTTGACAGCTGATTTCATCTTTTGTGAAATGGGTTCCTTCTTTTTCAAAGTTGATTTCGTTTTTTTTGAAAGGGCAGTTTCCTGAGAATATGCCATTTTTTCACCTCTTTCTCACTCGTAACCTGTATTGTTACTTGTATTGTTTTTTATTTTTTTGGTATTGTTTAATCTGCTAAATAAAACATAACACGATCATCTTGTATTGTCAATATTATTTCTAATACTTTTCTGATACAATTACTAATTAGTGCAACTGTTACACTTTATCACTTAAATTTATATAAATTATATGCAATTCATTCTATCATTGTAAGAATTCTACTCAAAACAACACCATTCGCTATCAATAGTAAAAGCACAAACTTGTAAGTACAACTTTACAACATGCTTGCTTTTCCTCTCATGAAGTTATATAATTCATACATATACTAATTGTGACTAATCGATTAAGATGCGGTTATCATCTCAGAAAGGAGTATATGATGACGAAAATGCCTAAATATATGGATATCGTAAAATGGACAACAGCTCAAATTACAACAGGTGCACTTCAGCCTGGAAAAAAATTTCATTCTGAGAATACGCTTTGCAAAATTTTTGATGTTTCTAGGCAAACTGTACGTCGTGCACTTGAGGAATTAGAACAAACGGGTTATGTCACCAGAATTAAAGGAAGTGGCACCTACATATCCGAGAAGCAACCCTCTGCACCCTATAAGCCGATTGTAAAGTATCCCTTATCCAAAACTGTCGGTATTATCACGACCTACCTAGACTCCTATATCTTTCCTTCTATTATCCAAGGCATTGAAACCATATTGACTGACAACGGCTTTACAGTTCAATTAACTTCAACTAAAAATTTGATAGAGGGAGAGCTCCGGGCCTTACAAATGATGTCAGAAAATAATTTAGACGGTCTCATTATATGGCCAACCAAAAGCGGATTGCCTTGTATGAATCAGCACCTTTACCAAACTTTATATCAAAAAGGCTTCCCCCTCGTATTTGTCGATTCTTTTTACGCTGAATGCCCAGGTACCTACGTGGCCCTTGACGATGAAGGTGCTGGTAAAGCAGCGATTGCACACCTCCTTGAAATGGGGCACCGAGAAATCGCAGGCTTATTCCCTCATAGCGACCAACAAGGTTACTTACGTTACAAAGGATATGTAAAGGCTTTTACTGATCTGGGTCTGCCTATACGTGAAGAGCATATACATTGGTATTCAAAAGAAAATGTAGAGGAGCTCCTTCATAGTCCCAGACTTTGGGAAACACTATCCTCCTGCACGGCCTCCTTTTGCTTTAATGACAGTCTGGCGCTTATGTTAATCGATCTACTTCGCCAAAAAGACATCCGGGTTCCAGAAGACTTTTCGATTGTAGGTGTCGACAACACGCTGATGGCTAAAATGGGAGGCCTTACCAGCGTGATTCATCCCGCTGAAAGTTTGGGTGCCTCTGTAGCTAAATTACTTATATCTATGATCAATGGTGAGGAAGGCCAGAACATATTATTTCCTGCTGAACTTGTCATACGGGATTCAGTAAAAAGAATAGAGGTCGAACAATTTATACAAAAGTGATTTGATTAAGTGTAAATTGATTTTATTTTACCAAACTAGAAAAAGCATATTAAAAACTTTATTCAGCCCAGAGCGACACCATCTACGGAGAATCTTATCCCCTAAGTGGAGGCGCCGTTCTAGGCATAGGTAACAATGTTTCGCTGATATTTGACAACATGAATTTCGGCTATGCGGGAACCCAACGTTTTAAACTTAGCTGGCGTTCTCATAGTACTAAAAATTCAATACTTCTTGTATTCTCTGATGAACCGTCTTATTTTAAGCAAATGATTGAATTCACAAAGGCTGTGAATTATACACATGCAGCACTCTCAATTAACAAAAGAATTTTCGGTCAAAAGACTGTCTCACTTATTTTTCTTCCAGGAGTGGATATTGACCTAGAATGGATTCAATTTGCTAGTGAATGATATAGCAATGCAATTCTGTAGATAAATTAAAATAGGAAAATACATATAATTAATAATAGGATAAGGAGAAAATAATCATGAGAAATCTATTTAAAGAATTGGGTTATGATGAAACAGAAATCGCCAGAAGGTTAGATGACATTGTTAAGCGCATGTTTTATGGCTCTCCAGAAGAAAAAATATATTATACAGTCGAGGGGGACATGGGCTATGTAGTGGACACAGGGAATTATGACGTCCGCACGGAAGGTATGTCTTATGCCATGATGGTATTTGTGCAGCTGGATATGAAAGCGGAGTTTGATCGAATCTGGAAATGGACGAAAACCTATATGTATCTCGAAGAGGGGGAGAATAAAGGTTATTTTGCTTGGTCAGTAGATCCAAGTGGCAAAAAAAATGCTTATGGGCCTGCACCTGATGGAGAGGAATTTTTTGCCATGGCTTTATTTTTTGCTGGAAATCGTTGGGGCAATGGTGATGGTATTTTTAACTACACACAGCAGGCAAAGGACCTTCTAAGTGTCTGCATCCATAAGGGAGAAAATGGAGAGCCTGGTATGCCTATGTGGGAACCTAGCAACAAGTTAATTAAGTTTGTTCCTAATTTGGACTTCTCAGATCCTTCTTACCATCTACCTCATTTTTATACTTTATTCGCCAAATGGGCAAATGAAGAAGATCGGGAGTTCTGGTTAGAAGCTGCGAAGGCCAGCCGGGATTATTTAATTAAAAGCTGCCACCCACAGACTGGCTTAGCCCCAGAATATGCCACTTATGACGGAGAACCTAAAAATCATAAGAACCATCATCTCTTTTATAGTGATTCTTATAGAGTTGTCGCTAATATTGGTCTTAACGCTTTGTGGATGGGGCACGATGAAGCTTTAGCAAAGTGCAACGAACGCTTGCAAACTTTTTTCTGCGAGACGGTCAAAGGCAAAGAGGATTATGTTTATGAAGTAGATGGCACACGAATTGAAGAAAAAGTACTGCATCCAGTAGGTTTAATTGCTACCAATGCCATGGCATCACTAGCTACTTCCGGAGATTATTCCAAGGCATGTGTTAAACGTTTTTGGGACACTCCCTTAAGAGAAGGAGATCGACGTTACTATGATAATTTCCTTTATTTGTTTGCATTTATGGCTCTTAGCGGACGTTATATAATCTGGGAATAGGGGTTAGTTTTGATATGTGAGGTGAAATATATGCTTTGGATAGTAATAGTTTTGATTGCGCTGGCAATCTTAGTGGTATACTTGGCAATACCCGGAGGCAAACTTTGGAAGCAATATCTGACAGATGTAAAAATTTCTTTGATCGAAACAAATAGGCAAAGAAGCGCACAAAGTCTATTTACGGAAGATTATGTTGCCAAGCTGCCTACTCTAATCCGTCAGCACATTATCAATGGGGGCTATCTGGGAAAGCCCTTTATGAATAACATGCTGATATATTTTCACAACACAAAGTTTCGTATGTCAGCGGGCAAAACGCCAATTAAGATTAAATTCATGCAGGTCAATTTTGTAAGCAGACCTGACCGGCACGCTTTCTTAACAGGACGAATTGCGGGAATTCCATTGCAGGCTAAAGACAGTATGCTGGATGGATTCGGCTCTATGACAGGTGTACTTGCCAAGCTGTTTCAGCTTTTTCGTTCTACCGGGTCAGAAATGGATCAGGGTCAGTTGATAACAGCTCTGGCAGACGCAGTCTATATGCCTTCTTTATTTCTACAGGAGTATGTGTCATGGTCAGTCGTTGACGACCACACCGTTGAAGGTGAGATTACATGGAAGAGCGTTTCTGCTAAGGGAAGATTTACTTTTGACAATAATGGCAACATTATACGTTTTGATACCAATGACCGATATATGGACCAGAACGGGAAAGGCAGCTTGCTGGTGCCGTGGTATGTAACCTATTCTGATTATAAAGAGCAGAATGGTTACCGTCAGCCAGGAAGCGTTAGTGTAAATTGGATGCTCCCGGATGGTGATGACACCTATTTTGTGAGCGACCATATTGAGGTTCATTACTCAATAAATGAAGCAAATTTATGACTTAATTATTTGGTCTTTGCAATAATAGGTTAAATAGTCACAATAACTGACTAAACGTGAAATAACCCCCCCTGAATTCTAACGCCCTCAAGGGATTAATCCTAAAGCTATAATGAAATGCTTGGCACCTACCTCAGCATGGTGATTTAACGATACATTGATATAAAAATAAGACAAAGTTCTTGTATGGAACTTTGTCTTATTTTATATTATTATCATTCCTTCGCAAGTAAAATGATAAAGTCTTTAAATAAATTCTACTGACAGATATTTTTTTGTGTTTTGCAGCATCGTTTCAAATAAAACACGTGCTTTTTCTTCCGTAAGAGTGACTAAAGGATCATTAACAAATGCTTTAAAAGCCAATTCTTTATCACCAGTCATTGCTGCTTTTAATAAATCTGCGTGATTGGCAGCATGAGGAGCTATAAGTAAAGAAATGCTTTCTGGCAATGCTCCAGCAAATACTGGCCTAATACTATCACGGCTAAACAAAGCATTCGTCTCTACTACTTCTCCTATTGGAAGGTTTGGAATTTGACCGATATTAGGGATGTTTACATTACTTATTGTGCGTTCCAAACCAACTAAGGCCTTAATGAGTAATATCCCATCTTCTCCTGAAGGCTCATTACCAAGGCTTTCTTCACCCTCCGCCAGTCTCTTGGCTCTATCCATGCGTTGTTTTAGATCAGCTATCCTCCAATCCACTGTTGTAAGACTAAACTTCCAGCTTTCCACAGTATCAGGATTCTTTAAATAGACAGGAGGTAAAAATTCAACTAAATGCCTGTCCCCAGCAGCTGCAATTAAACCATATTTTCTAAAGAGATCAAATTTTACACGGTGGGCACATTCAAAAGTGCTGTTTGCCCAATTTTTATCTGGCTCATTAAAGCCTTGTTCATAATATTTGTCTACAAATTTTTCGTACATTGGAAATAAATCTAGTCCTTGAAAAGAGGCTTCATTAAACCATGTAAAGTGATTGATTCCCATTACGTTAACATGAATAGCTCTGTGATCTACCTTTTCAATTCCCAAAAATTCCTCGCACATATGAGCAAGTAGCTTCTGAGTGCCAAATACTTCGTGGCAGCAGCCAAAGGCTTTAATCTCAGGGAATACTTCGTAAAGCGTTCTCACACAAATTGTCATAGGATTTGTGTAATTAATAACCCACGCTTTAGGTGAAAAAGTCTTAATCGCCTCTGCAATTTCTACGAACATCGGGATAGTTCGCAGCGCTCTTAAAGCACCTCCAGGCCCAGCAGTGTCTCCAACAGATTGATAGATGCCGTATTTTTCGGGTTCGTGGACATCTGAATACATTTCCACAAATGTTCCCGGCAAAATAGAAATGACCACAAAATCAGCTCCTGTTAATGCCTCTTTTAACGAGGCCTTGGTTTCATAATGCCATTTACCTACAGTATCTTCTCTTTTACTTAAAGCATTCCCAATAATTTCATTGGTTTTAGCTGCTTTGCTATCAATATCATAAAGTCTGATTGTCCCACTTATTTTTTCCTCAAGGGCCAGGTCTGCCATAAAGGTCCAAGCCCATCCTCTTGAGCCTCCACCAATATATGCAATGGTAATATCGGTCACTTTTTGATTTAAACCCTTCACAAAAATCCCTCCGCTTCATTTAGCTGTTTTCACTTAGCTCTATTTTATTATTGTTGGCTTCTATTCTGCTTGGTTTAATGCCTCTGCTAAAGCCAGAATTGTCAGCGACTGTCCATAAGCCATCGGTGCAATTAGGATATTTTTATAATGCTCTGCGCTGTAGCCCATGCCCGTTCCAGCTGATACGTTCAAGACAGTTCCATCCTTGTCGATATTCTTCAAGATTGCCTGAACACCTTTTTTCGCACATTCCAGGTAAGAATCATCTAAAATACCATAACGGATGCCCTTCAGTATGCCGGCAGTAATGGCAGCCGACCCTGATACCTCTTCGTAACTTGAGTGGTCCGTCAGTACTGTATGCCACAATCCGTTTTTGCTCTGCAGTTCTTTTAGCTTCTCTACTTGTGCTTTGTACGTATCAATAATAAATGTTTTAACTCCTGAGGTTAGTGTGCCTTTAAACATATCCACATAATCTAGGATGCCAAGGGTAAACCAACTGTTCCCACGGCACCAAAAAACTCCCCCAAAATTATCCCTTCTATTAAAAGACCATCCATGGTAGAAAAGTCCCGTATGTGTATTATATAGGTATTTAATATGTATCAACACCTGATGAATAGATTCATCAATCCACTCCTGATTCTTGTACTGCTGACCTATTTTATTCAAAAATAAAACTGTCATAAATAAAGTGTCAATCCACATCTCGCTTTCATTAAGACGGACCCCCTGCCTGTCACCATTTGCGCTTGTCACATGTTGAAACCCGCCTTCTTTGGTTCTTGGAAGACAGTTCATCAGCCAATTTGCCCAATCTAGGCATAAATCTTCAAATTCTTTATCCTGATAACTTTCATTTAATTGTGCCAGTGTCAATAGAGGCGCAGTTGTGTTGATATTTCTAGAAGGAAGCCCATCTGCAATATTTCCTTTAAACCATTCATACAGAAATTTTTTATAATCCTCTTTCCCTTGATATTCCATGACTTTCAAAAGTCCATAAATCCCTACGCCCTGTGGCCAATCCCATTCTGCAATTCCAAAATCACGTTTAAAAAAACCTACCGCTTCGCCACCACTTTTTAATTCTTCTTCATTTTCTGGTCCACCAAGATTTATCAGCTTTTGAATTACCAAGTCTAGTTTCTGCTCAATTATTTCTTTTTTTATATTTTTCATTACCATTTCCTCCCACATTATGTGCTCATCTTTCTTATCCTTATAATGATTATCCAACAGTAAATAACTCTGAAATAATTAAGAAATTCTCTCCTTTTGCTTCTGGAAAATGATAGAAATGACTTTCTGGGTTTGCAGCCATCCAAGCTTTAATTTCTTCAGACTCCTGTTTTATCTGGCGGATATTAACCTGTTCCCTTTCTCTGGGTATTTCAAAATAAGAGAAAAGGAGATTCTCATGAAGTGAAATCATTTGATAACGGTCTCCAACTAAAAGCCCCTCCTTTACAATTGCCTGATGGTGACATACGTAAGAAAATAGTTGTTCAGGATAGAGAACTGCTATCCTTCCACAGCGTCTATCTGGCTTTTTCTTTCGTTTCCACTGTGTAAGGCTTTCTGGCTGATCAAACCAGAAAACTGGGAACATATATGCCCAATTTTTATTTCCCGACAACTCCGGCCAAATATACAAAACTGCTGAAAGATCAGAAAACCATACATCTGGAATAGCTTCTACTTTTACATTGCTATTAATACCAATATATTCTATATATAGAAACACCAACCTGTTATATCGGAACATTGCTGCTGTCAATAAACTTCCGTCTTTTCTTTTCTGTTCTGCTCTTTCTCGGCAGACTTCAACTAATTCTAGCAGCTTCTCATCTCTAGTCCCTTCCTTTAAAGCCGCCCTGTACTGAGCACGTATAATCTGACACATTTTTTATCTCTCCTTTAAGAAAGGTTAATCCTTCCCCGCTAGCAACTACCCTAATCCAGTATCAACATAATTCATATTTGTTCCGGCCTTTATATTACGGATATCTTTTCCAGAGGTCTTTCATATATAAAATGTCTTTTTGAGCTGTTTTTGGATTTAATTCTTCTCTTACAGCTACAATATCAGATTTATTTTTATTCATCCATTGTATAATCTCAGAGTAACGGACTACGCCTTCCCCAAGGCAAACAGGGCAATACTCTTTATGAGGTCCTTCTATGAAATCTTTCATGTGAATGGCTTCTATTTTATCTCCAAGTATATCCAGCCATTCTTTCCAGTATTTCTCCTGATTGATTTCTGGAAATTCCAACACATTCGCAGGGTCAAAAATCATTTTTAGACGAGCGCTGTTTATTTTTTCAAACACAGCAGCTGTCGTCTCTAAACTCTCCAGAGGATGCCAGTATACTGGCTCGATAGCCATATCCACATTCAGACGTTCTGCTTCTTCTGCAAGCCGTGCAATACTATCCAGCATATAGGGGTACCAAATTCTCTTCTCCTCGCAGCTCAAATGGGGATATGCCGTCTCCGTTCCTACAATAGATGCCCCCAGAATCTGATTCCATGCCAGACACTTCCTGAATGTCTCCACTGCTGCCCTGCGTACCTCGTCATTTGGATTCCCAAGATCCATATAGCAACCCAAGATATGGATTTTGATGCCTGCTTCTTCGAAATTCTGTCGGATTCTTTCTACCAGTTTCGGCGTTACCTCATCATAGGAATTTATTTCCGAAAATGCTTTTGGCAGTACAAGCTGCGCTGCCTCAATTCCCTCTGATTTCAATAATACTGCAAGCGCATCAATTGGCTGTTTCCCATAATCATGGGTCCTGGCTGCTACTAACATAATATATTCTCCTCTTTTTTATATTGAAAATTTAGACCATGTACCTGTCAAACAGTTTTCGAAATATATGTGCATTGATCCATGCAGAAAAAGCTATTCCGATTATGACATTAATAAACATTGCAATAACCAAATCACCTATCAAAAGCAGAAATACGGGAAGTAAACTAACTGCTGTAATTAAAAGCGTATAAGGAAGGTGAGCAAGTGACATGAGCAGTGAGTTTTTAAATACTTTCTTAGTACTGTTCTTGAAATAGGCAAGTATTGGAAAGATATAGTTTGCCGTAATAACCGTTAAAAATGCAATCAGCGCAAAGGGAATAAACATTATTCTTGCACTTGCCACCTGTATGTGGCTGCTAAAATAAAAGTCAAAATAAAGTATACTACTAATCAGAAGAAGAATCCCCCATATGATTGTAGACTGTTTTAGATTGTCTTTAAAAGCTTGAAAGAAACTGGCAAAAATATATGATTCCTCATTTCTCGCCATCCTAAGCACCACATATTGGAGTGCTGTAGTCGATGCGCCTATCGTTACGATCGGAATACAAAAGATAAGCCATAGGAGATTGAGCAGTACTAAGTCTGCTATCTGCCCCATAAAATGATTTAGTTTACCATCCATTGCAAATAATCGGCTCATAATATCTCCTCCTAAATAACTGATCATTTTAATCCCATTTTTCTTTCATGAGTGCAAAAATTTCTTGGTCCTTTAAATGGTTTTCCATAACCAAAATCAACATAACCCGGCGATCCTCCTCAGAATAAAGGAAGTCACGCTGCCACTCGTAGAAATGAGGACCATCTCCAAGATTCCTTACATAGCTCATGAGGCCTTCCAAAAGCCAGGCGCTCTGCTTTATATCAGCCAAGCATTCATTTTCATAGAAGTTGTGCCATTTCCCATGCTCTCTTGAACGCATAATCGTATTGGCCGTCAGGTATTCCTCTCTAGCCTTCCCTGCATAGTAAAAAGACTTTTGATATTGCCCGTCCATGGCTTCCATGAGGCTTTGGCACACCATATATGCTCCCGCATAGCAATGATACTGAATCTGTACCTGCAGCAGCAGGGAGTCCTCAAACAGTCTCCTTGTTCCTGATACGCCTGGTTTTTCCTCTATAATTTCCACATTCACCTTTTCACATTTACGCAAATACTCTTTATAGTTTTGTTCCCCTGTCCGGCACAATTTCTGATACCACTGCACCTGTCCCCTTAAGTCTTCGGAATCCGTAGCCCACAATAGGTGCTCGGAACGGACCTCCTTCTGCTTCATATACTGGGATATAAGCATTCTCCCCACATGAGTGGCAAACTGCTCCCCTGCATGGTCATCTTCATTAGGTCCATAAGAAATAGCATATTTAGGATAGTCTGCTAAGCAGGCAGATATGATACTCTCATTTTTCTTTCCATAATAAGTTGTGACATAGCTCCGACGGTGCTCTTCTATGTCAACCGTACCATTACGCCAGATTTTCGCAAGTAAATCTAGGAAATATACATGAGGCTTTATATTGGAGCAGTTCACTAGCCAGTAGTCCTTTACACCGTGCTTCATCACATCTTGTAATTCTCTGCACACAAACTCCGGTGAATTTTGAAGCATAGTGATGTGGTTGGCCGCCTGAAGATCGTAAAAGGATACATGATAATAGATGCCATGACTTCCTCTTCCTTCTTCACCTGAAGGTAACGCCGGAATTCTAGGATTATGGTTTTCCTGGCACCTTGTCACCATTTTT contains:
- a CDS encoding glycosyl hydrolase 115 family protein, with translation MMGLVFNKNIKIVSEVSVEPVQWALKNLQRDIHKACFPSTRKGCQLFLEEKPSLTKECFSLVADPKNNRLCLYAGDELGFVYGLYEISRSILGITDFWFWNDQEIRQREEYPVSGQYRFDSKPYAVTFRGWFVNDEVLIRTWRINRRKDEPWEMVFEALLRCGGNMVIPGTDKNSEGYRGLASAMGLYVTHHHAEPLGAQMFARAYPDLTPSYRLYPDKFQELWQQGIQDQKELKVIWNIGFRGQGDRPFWDDDPKYQTQESRGELISHLIRMQYNMVKKELPDAVCCTNLYGEVMELYRGGYLDLPEDVIKIWADNGFGKMVTRCQENHNPRIPALPSGEEGRGSHGIYYHVSFYDLQAANHITMLQNSPEFVCRELQDVMKHGVKDYWLVNCSNIKPHVYFLDLLAKIWRNGTVDIEEHRRSYVTTYYGKKNESIISACLADYPKYAISYGPNEDDHAGEQFATHVGRMLISQYMKQKEVRSEHLLWATDSEDLRGQVQWYQKLCRTGEQNYKEYLRKCEKVNVEIIEEKPGVSGTRRLFEDSLLLQVQIQYHCYAGAYMVCQSLMEAMDGQYQKSFYYAGKAREEYLTANTIMRSREHGKWHNFYENECLADIKQSAWLLEGLMSYVRNLGDGPHFYEWQRDFLYSEEDRRVMLILVMENHLKDQEIFALMKEKWD